A genomic segment from Psychrobacter arcticus 273-4 encodes:
- a CDS encoding virulence RhuM family protein, which translates to MTDATNDKTAKVEIYESADGQAQIEIRLEHDTLWLSQAQLATLFEKDSDTIGLHLKNIYKEGELDPEATTEQSSVVRQEGSRQVRRNIRFYNLDAIISVGYRVNSKKGTQFRIWATQRLREYLVQGYTLNQERFDKNSSEL; encoded by the coding sequence ATGACTGATGCTACGAATGATAAAACAGCAAAAGTAGAGATTTATGAAAGCGCTGATGGACAGGCGCAGATAGAGATACGCTTAGAACATGACACTCTATGGCTCTCGCAGGCCCAATTGGCTACGCTGTTTGAAAAAGACTCTGATACAATAGGATTGCATCTAAAAAATATTTATAAGGAAGGTGAGTTAGACCCAGAAGCAACTACCGAGCAATCCTCGGTAGTTCGTCAAGAGGGAAGTCGGCAGGTTCGACGCAACATTCGCTTTTACAATCTAGATGCTATTATTTCTGTGGGTTATCGGGTTAATTCCAAAAAAGGTACTCAGTTCCGTATATGGGCAACCCAACGCCTACGTGAATACTTGGTTCAAGGCTATACGCTCAATCAAGAGCGCTTTGATAAAAATTCAAGCGAGCTATAA
- a CDS encoding zinc-dependent peptidase: MFSMTKDWREQRILDSSEFTHADWLQAAQRIVILGRLNEDELTRLFELATLFLADKSITGAQGFEITDAVKQSIALQACLPILNLSLEWYAGWSAIIIYPGSYKSETTTVDELGIVHEGSQHRSGEAWLRGPVILSWKDAKHSGERDGHNVVIHEFVHKLDMLNGRANGFPPLQPDMDPVRWTEIMTRDFEDFQSHHKSGFDRYGATNPAEFFAVLSEVFFETPQKLIDAYPDIYEIMVKFFRQTPLEPRP; the protein is encoded by the coding sequence ATGTTTAGCATGACAAAAGACTGGCGCGAGCAGCGCATATTGGACAGCAGCGAGTTTACCCATGCTGACTGGCTGCAAGCGGCTCAGCGTATTGTGATACTTGGTAGGTTGAACGAAGATGAGCTAACACGCTTGTTTGAGCTGGCGACGTTGTTTTTGGCGGATAAGTCGATTACTGGCGCGCAGGGTTTCGAGATTACCGATGCGGTCAAGCAATCTATCGCCTTACAAGCTTGCCTGCCTATTTTAAACCTAAGCCTTGAGTGGTACGCTGGCTGGTCGGCCATTATTATTTATCCGGGTTCTTACAAAAGCGAAACCACCACCGTTGATGAGTTGGGTATCGTTCATGAGGGCAGTCAGCATCGCAGCGGCGAAGCGTGGCTGCGCGGCCCCGTTATTCTGTCGTGGAAGGATGCCAAACACTCAGGTGAGCGCGATGGTCACAATGTCGTCATTCATGAGTTTGTACATAAGCTTGATATGCTAAATGGTCGCGCCAATGGTTTTCCGCCGCTACAACCGGATATGGATCCTGTGCGCTGGACTGAGATTATGACGCGAGATTTTGAGGATTTTCAAAGCCATCATAAATCAGGTTTTGACCGTTATGGCGCGACCAATCCTGCGGAATTTTTTGCGGTACTGAGTGAAGTGTTTTTTGAGACGCCGCAAAAGCTGATTGATGCTTATCCTGATATTTACGAGATAATGGTGAAATTTTTTCGGCAAACGCCACTTGAGCCAAGACCGTAA
- a CDS encoding Fic family protein has translation MVKNHPFTDGNKRSGAFLFVDFLHRNNRLLNDKGDMVINNTGLAALTLLVAESDPNQKETLIKLIMNMLSLES, from the coding sequence ATGGTCAAAAACCATCCTTTTACCGATGGTAATAAACGCAGCGGCGCTTTTTTGTTTGTAGATTTTTTGCATCGTAATAATCGACTGCTTAATGATAAAGGTGACATGGTTATTAATAACACGGGGCTTGCCGCATTAACCTTGTTGGTTGCCGAGTCTGACCCCAACCAAAAAGAAACCTTGATTAAATTAATTATGAATATGCTGTCTTTAGAATCTTGA
- a CDS encoding helix-turn-helix domain-containing protein, giving the protein MRLKQANHILKTKSYVTIDEVAHRVGYGDQGYFSRIYKQHFGYTPRNTPNTGIG; this is encoded by the coding sequence CTGCGTTTAAAGCAGGCCAATCATATCTTAAAAACCAAAAGCTACGTAACCATCGATGAAGTGGCGCATAGAGTCGGTTATGGCGACCAAGGTTACTTCTCACGCATTTATAAGCAGCATTTCGGCTATACGCCGCGAAACACCCCAAACACAGGTATAGGATAG
- a CDS encoding hydantoinase B/oxoprolinase family protein, whose translation MSNAHPSIDPITLSVVPSALETAQRERTTTLEKTARSSVFNLAHDYSNALFDHLPEMILQGQDIPIH comes from the coding sequence ATGAGCAACGCTCACCCCTCTATAGATCCTATTACCTTGTCTGTCGTACCTAGCGCCCTAGAAACGGCGCAGCGTGAGAGGACAACCACCTTAGAAAAAACCGCCCGTTCGAGTGTCTTTAACTTAGCCCATGACTATAGTAATGCGCTGTTTGATCATTTGCCTGAGATGATTTTGCAAGGGCAAGATATTCCCATTCATTAG